In Edaphobacter dinghuensis, a genomic segment contains:
- a CDS encoding L-ribulose-5-phosphate 4-epimerase yields MLLEELRKSVLEANLELVRRGLVLYTFGNASGVDRKQGLVVIKPSGVDYDELRPEHMVVTDLNGKIVEGTLRPSSDLDTHTLLYREFADIGAVVHTHSEYATSFAQAGMAIPALGTTHADYFYGSVPVTEELTDKAIGGRYVHETGLAIVNRFKGIDPLAVPACLVAGHAPFVWGKTPHDAAHNAVVLEAVARMAYRTLTLQADCKGVSQALLDRHYFRKHGASATYGQSC; encoded by the coding sequence ATGTTGCTTGAAGAATTGCGGAAATCGGTGCTTGAGGCCAATCTGGAGCTGGTGCGACGAGGGCTTGTCCTCTATACGTTCGGCAATGCCAGCGGTGTGGACCGCAAGCAGGGACTAGTCGTGATTAAGCCCTCCGGCGTCGACTATGACGAGCTCCGACCGGAGCATATGGTGGTGACCGACCTGAACGGCAAGATCGTTGAGGGAACACTGCGTCCCTCCTCGGATCTCGATACGCATACTCTCCTCTATCGCGAGTTTGCCGATATTGGAGCGGTCGTGCACACCCACTCGGAGTACGCTACCAGCTTTGCCCAGGCAGGAATGGCGATCCCGGCACTCGGAACGACGCACGCCGACTACTTCTATGGATCGGTTCCGGTGACGGAAGAGCTTACTGACAAGGCAATCGGCGGACGGTACGTGCACGAGACCGGACTGGCCATCGTCAATCGCTTTAAAGGGATCGATCCGCTGGCCGTGCCTGCCTGCCTGGTGGCCGGTCATGCTCCCTTTGTCTGGGGCAAAACGCCGCACGACGCGGCGCATAATGCAGTGGTGTTGGAGGCCGTGGCGCGGATGGCATACCGCACGTTGACTTTGCAGGCTGATTGCAAGGGCGTTTCACAGGCTCTTCTGGATCGGCACTACTTCAGGAAACATGGGGCTTCGGCGACCTATGGACAG
- the argJ gene encoding bifunctional glutamate N-acetyltransferase/amino-acid acetyltransferase ArgJ, giving the protein MSIEQNKVMNLEQEVNVQPLPRGFKWGAVKAGIKASGKLDVAVAIAPKTANAAVMYTKNQVVAAPVTVGRRHLQVTGGRVAAVLVNAGNANCATGQAGIDTCVQTCVAAAETFHCIFDEVIPSSTGIIGVPFPAEKVIAALPAVEAALGDTPAHAELFAQAIMTTDTRMKIARAVVTIDGAEVNIFGAAKGAGMIHPQLGAPIGPPHATMLVYLFTDLSASTEELNKLLAPAVEQSFNCISIDGDTSTNDTVLLLASGDTRTRLNEQTTEPFANALNQVCYSLAHQIVDDGEGVGHVVTLHITGARTPVEAKQVAKAIAHSPLCKTAWSSADPNWGRLLAAAGYSGATFNPEKVNIRIGTQPVFELGMRTPHFDEAAAHTTMQQREYTITLDLGQGNSECRFITCDLTAEYVRINADYST; this is encoded by the coding sequence ATGAGCATCGAGCAAAATAAGGTCATGAACCTGGAGCAAGAAGTGAACGTCCAGCCCCTTCCCCGCGGCTTCAAATGGGGTGCAGTTAAAGCCGGCATCAAAGCCAGTGGAAAGCTGGACGTAGCTGTAGCGATTGCCCCCAAAACCGCAAATGCGGCAGTAATGTACACAAAAAATCAGGTCGTTGCGGCTCCGGTCACCGTAGGTCGCCGACATCTCCAAGTTACCGGTGGAAGAGTCGCAGCCGTTCTGGTCAATGCAGGCAACGCCAACTGCGCCACCGGACAGGCCGGCATCGATACCTGCGTGCAGACATGTGTCGCCGCCGCCGAGACATTTCATTGCATCTTCGACGAAGTTATTCCCTCCTCGACCGGCATCATCGGCGTTCCCTTTCCAGCCGAAAAAGTAATCGCGGCTCTGCCCGCCGTCGAAGCTGCGCTGGGCGATACCCCGGCACACGCTGAACTGTTTGCTCAGGCCATCATGACGACCGACACGCGTATGAAGATAGCTCGCGCAGTCGTTACCATCGACGGAGCCGAGGTCAATATCTTCGGCGCAGCAAAGGGTGCGGGCATGATTCATCCCCAACTCGGTGCCCCGATCGGTCCACCGCATGCCACCATGCTGGTGTATCTCTTCACCGATCTGTCGGCTTCGACCGAAGAGCTGAATAAACTTCTGGCTCCGGCCGTGGAGCAGAGCTTTAACTGTATCTCCATCGACGGCGACACCTCGACAAACGACACCGTTCTACTGCTGGCCAGCGGAGATACCCGGACCAGGCTCAACGAACAGACCACAGAGCCCTTTGCCAACGCGCTCAACCAGGTGTGCTATTCCCTGGCTCACCAGATCGTCGATGACGGTGAGGGCGTAGGTCATGTCGTAACGCTGCACATTACTGGAGCCCGCACACCGGTGGAGGCAAAGCAGGTTGCCAAGGCAATCGCCCACTCTCCGCTCTGCAAGACTGCCTGGTCAAGCGCAGATCCCAACTGGGGCCGTCTGCTGGCAGCCGCCGGGTACAGCGGTGCAACATTTAATCCAGAGAAGGTGAACATCAGGATCGGGACGCAGCCGGTTTTCGAGCTTGGGATGCGAACACCTCATTTCGATGAAGCCGCCGCCCATACGACCATGCAGCAGCGTGAATACACCATCACGTTGGACCTCGGGCAAGGCAACTCCGAGTGCAGGTTTATTACGTGTGATCTTACTGCGGAGTATGTGCGGATCAATGCCGACTACTCCACATAG
- the aceE gene encoding pyruvate dehydrogenase (acetyl-transferring), homodimeric type, translating into MTMKLETPAQIDFSEEVSEWIEAFDDVIANDWEQGAELLETLRQRAQQAGVPTSSELTTRYLNTIAKHDEVPYPGDRALERRVEALIRWNAMAMVHGQNKKDAGIGGHISTYSSLATLLEVGFNHFFRAKYGDQPGDFVYFQGHASPGVYARAYLEGRLDDSHLKNFRHELRETPGLSSYPHPWLMPNFWNFPTVSMGIGPLNAIYQARFMRYLEHRGLIQPTERKVWAFVGDGETDEVDTLGAIAVAARENLDNLIFVVNCNLQRLDGPVRGNKRIIDELEGHFRGAGWNVIKVIWGSDWDALFERDHTGLLLRRMEECVDGDFQTFKAKDGAYLRENFFGKYPELLELVRDLTDEQLERLHRGGHDPAKIYNAYKRAIEHKGGPTVILAKTVKGYGMGSSQARNATHNEKKMVDSELAAFVKRFDIPIPEEAASHGTPYRPAQDAPEIVYMQQRRQELGGYLPKREVPKLDFIAPGLDYFAEWTGGSNKRAVSTTMGFVSILRHLLKDPKIGKLIVPILPDEGRTFGMESAIRQVGIYAPEGQKYSPHDADMLLYYREAQDGQILEEGITEAGSMASFTAAGTAYANYKIPAIPFYMYYSMFGFQRIGDMVWAFADSRGKGFLMGGTAGRTTMLGEGLQHQDGHSIVLASTVPTCVTYDPAFVYELAVVVQDGIRRMYEKGEDIFYYITMYNEDYAMPAMPEGVTEGILRGLYKLKPAIEGEAVAQLFGSGTILNEVLRAQEILSTKYGVQTNVWSVTSYNELRRDSLAVERWNRLHPTEKERQSYLQTTLAGTHGPIIAASDYMKVVPDQLSPWLTNRLVSLGTDGFGRSDNREHLRSHFEVNAESIVGATLSKLSREGKFKPKQAQKALAELGLNVEGDDPSKA; encoded by the coding sequence ATGACGATGAAACTTGAAACTCCGGCCCAGATTGATTTTTCCGAAGAAGTGTCCGAGTGGATTGAGGCGTTTGACGATGTCATTGCCAATGACTGGGAACAGGGCGCCGAACTTCTCGAAACCCTCCGGCAAAGAGCGCAGCAGGCCGGGGTGCCGACGTCGAGTGAGCTGACGACGCGTTATCTGAACACCATTGCCAAGCACGATGAGGTCCCCTATCCGGGAGACCGAGCGCTCGAGCGCCGTGTCGAAGCGCTAATTCGCTGGAACGCAATGGCAATGGTACACGGTCAGAATAAAAAGGACGCCGGCATCGGCGGTCACATCTCGACGTACTCATCGCTTGCTACCTTGCTTGAGGTCGGCTTCAATCATTTCTTCCGCGCCAAGTATGGAGACCAACCGGGAGACTTCGTCTACTTCCAGGGTCACGCATCACCCGGAGTTTATGCTCGTGCTTACCTCGAAGGCAGGCTCGATGATAGCCACCTCAAAAATTTCCGCCACGAACTGCGCGAAACGCCGGGTCTGAGCTCCTATCCGCACCCTTGGCTGATGCCCAACTTCTGGAACTTCCCTACGGTGTCCATGGGAATCGGCCCGCTGAATGCCATCTACCAGGCGCGCTTCATGCGCTATCTCGAGCATCGCGGCCTCATTCAGCCGACTGAGCGCAAGGTCTGGGCCTTTGTCGGCGACGGCGAGACCGATGAGGTCGACACCCTGGGAGCGATTGCCGTTGCTGCCCGTGAAAATCTGGACAACCTCATCTTTGTGGTGAACTGCAACCTGCAGCGACTCGATGGCCCTGTGCGCGGCAACAAGCGCATCATCGACGAGCTCGAAGGACACTTCCGCGGCGCAGGCTGGAACGTCATCAAGGTGATCTGGGGCTCTGATTGGGACGCGCTCTTTGAGCGCGACCATACGGGTCTGTTGCTGCGACGAATGGAAGAGTGCGTAGATGGAGACTTCCAGACGTTCAAGGCCAAGGATGGTGCTTATCTGCGTGAAAACTTCTTTGGCAAGTATCCGGAACTGCTTGAGCTGGTACGCGATCTAACCGATGAGCAGCTTGAGCGTCTACATCGCGGCGGTCATGATCCGGCGAAGATCTACAACGCCTACAAGCGGGCGATCGAGCACAAGGGCGGCCCGACCGTCATTCTTGCAAAGACTGTAAAGGGTTATGGCATGGGCTCGTCGCAGGCCCGCAATGCCACACACAACGAGAAGAAGATGGTCGATTCCGAGCTGGCTGCCTTTGTGAAGCGGTTCGACATTCCCATTCCCGAAGAGGCAGCATCGCACGGAACGCCCTATCGCCCAGCACAAGATGCTCCCGAGATCGTATATATGCAGCAGCGACGCCAAGAGCTAGGCGGATATCTGCCCAAGCGCGAGGTACCGAAACTGGATTTCATCGCGCCGGGACTGGATTATTTTGCCGAGTGGACCGGAGGCTCCAATAAGCGTGCCGTCTCGACCACGATGGGCTTTGTAAGCATTCTTCGCCATCTGCTGAAAGACCCGAAGATCGGCAAGCTTATCGTGCCCATCCTGCCTGATGAAGGCCGCACCTTTGGCATGGAGTCAGCAATCCGACAGGTTGGCATCTATGCGCCCGAGGGCCAGAAGTATAGCCCCCACGATGCCGACATGCTGCTCTACTACCGCGAAGCGCAGGACGGGCAGATTCTCGAAGAAGGCATTACCGAAGCCGGTTCCATGGCTTCATTTACTGCGGCAGGCACGGCATACGCAAACTACAAAATTCCGGCCATCCCCTTCTACATGTACTACTCAATGTTCGGATTTCAACGTATCGGAGACATGGTCTGGGCCTTTGCCGACTCGCGCGGCAAGGGCTTCCTGATGGGAGGCACAGCAGGACGCACCACCATGCTTGGCGAGGGACTACAGCACCAGGATGGGCACAGCATCGTTCTGGCAAGCACTGTCCCCACCTGCGTTACCTACGACCCGGCATTCGTTTACGAGCTTGCCGTTGTGGTGCAGGATGGCATTCGCCGGATGTACGAGAAGGGCGAAGACATTTTCTACTACATCACGATGTACAACGAAGACTATGCCATGCCCGCTATGCCGGAGGGCGTCACCGAAGGCATTCTGCGTGGCCTCTATAAGCTGAAGCCGGCGATCGAAGGCGAGGCAGTTGCACAGCTTTTCGGCAGCGGAACGATTCTGAACGAAGTTCTTCGTGCGCAGGAGATCCTGTCGACGAAGTACGGCGTACAGACCAATGTTTGGAGCGTCACCAGCTATAACGAGCTACGTCGCGACTCCTTGGCGGTAGAGCGCTGGAACCGTCTCCATCCGACCGAGAAGGAGCGCCAGAGCTACCTGCAAACAACGCTCGCAGGAACACACGGGCCCATCATCGCGGCCAGCGATTATATGAAGGTTGTGCCTGACCAGCTGTCACCGTGGCTGACAAACAGACTTGTATCGTTGGGGACTGACGGCTTTGGCCGCAGCGACAATCGTGAGCATCTCCGCAGCCACTTTGAGGTAAACGCGGAGTCCATCGTCGGGGCAACTCTTTCGAAGCTCTCCCGCGAGGGCAAGTTCAAGCCTAAGCAAGCACAAAAGGCATTGGCAGAGCTCGGTCTCAATGTTGAGGGCGACGATCCTTCAAAAGCCTAG